The Streptomyces albofaciens JCM 4342 genome has a segment encoding these proteins:
- a CDS encoding lipoprotein — protein MGKYKWGAVSAVLAIGVLAGCSSAPDKGGDTAEDASPSASAAASANAAKKDATPDGKADRKKDGKKDEKAAAGSPDAWKKGTRVGAAGSLCELPVSFDVAKMWQPKGLAPEDGKLLGEFMGHKSARGACEIDAKPAGHIGFLRVWTTDPTKKSPREVLEEFTGEQPKVVKKEFSDTKAGELPAAEVSYTTKSPLKDEPQQERAFAVVTPKGATIVHLGGFDNTEHKEMLPAYEGAKKSVTPES, from the coding sequence GTATAAGTGGGGTGCGGTGTCCGCCGTGCTCGCGATCGGTGTGCTCGCCGGCTGTTCGTCCGCCCCCGACAAGGGCGGCGACACCGCCGAGGACGCTTCGCCTTCCGCTTCGGCCGCGGCCTCGGCGAACGCGGCGAAGAAGGACGCGACGCCGGACGGGAAGGCGGACCGGAAGAAGGACGGAAAGAAGGACGAGAAGGCGGCGGCCGGCTCGCCCGACGCGTGGAAGAAGGGCACCCGGGTCGGGGCCGCCGGCTCCCTCTGCGAGCTGCCGGTGTCGTTCGACGTGGCGAAGATGTGGCAGCCCAAGGGGCTCGCGCCCGAGGACGGGAAGCTGCTCGGCGAGTTCATGGGCCACAAGTCGGCCAGGGGCGCCTGTGAGATCGACGCCAAACCGGCGGGCCACATCGGCTTCCTCCGCGTGTGGACCACGGACCCGACGAAGAAGTCGCCGCGCGAGGTGCTGGAGGAATTCACCGGCGAGCAGCCGAAGGTCGTCAAGAAGGAGTTCAGCGACACCAAGGCCGGCGAACTGCCCGCCGCGGAGGTCTCCTACACGACGAAGAGCCCCCTGAAGGACGAGCCCCAGCAGGAACGGGCGTTCGCGGTGGTGACGCCGAAGGGCGCGACCATCGTTCATCTCGGCGGTTTCGACAACACCGAGCACAAGGAGATGCTCCCGGCGTACGAGGGGGCCAAGAAGTCGGTGACCCCGGAGTCCTGA
- a CDS encoding DUF1707 and FHA domain-containing protein — protein MTSLEFPARPARPSEADRERALELLREGAAQGRLSQDTFLRRLELVLSARQHAELDAATADLASRGRVQGAVLRAVGKVSAFNITVRRAWQRERLPKLLLPAPGPFPLLIGRAPGSGLRLNHDTVSRSHAELRNADSTWLLRDLGSTNGTCVNGRRVVGEVVVRPGDHVAFGSVGYVLTQG, from the coding sequence ATGACATCGCTGGAGTTCCCGGCCCGACCGGCGCGCCCGTCGGAAGCCGACCGGGAGCGCGCCTTGGAACTGCTGCGCGAGGGCGCGGCGCAAGGCAGGCTGTCCCAGGACACCTTCCTGCGGCGGCTGGAACTGGTGCTCAGCGCACGTCAGCACGCCGAACTCGACGCCGCCACCGCCGACCTGGCCTCCCGCGGCCGGGTGCAGGGCGCCGTGCTGCGCGCGGTGGGCAAGGTGTCGGCGTTCAACATCACGGTCCGCCGGGCCTGGCAGCGCGAGCGCCTGCCGAAACTCCTGCTCCCCGCCCCGGGCCCGTTCCCCCTCCTCATTGGCCGGGCTCCCGGCTCCGGCCTGCGCCTCAACCACGACACCGTCTCCCGCTCCCACGCCGAACTCCGCAACGCGGACAGCACCTGGCTCCTGCGCGACCTCGGCTCCACCAACGGCACCTGCGTCAACGGGCGCCGGGTGGTGGGGGAGGTAGTGGTGCGGCCGGGGGACCACGTTGCTTTCGGGAGCGTGGGGTACGTCCTCACGCAGGGATAG
- a CDS encoding GNAT family N-acetyltransferase, which translates to MTGLVFRALSESDAHLFHTLDDPTAGLVGHLPFGRRYATLAQGGLYRPEWTWVALRDGVVVARAAWWAGPDDARPAALDWFDFAPGESDAAARLLRTAPLHAEYVLPLPPGWRDQKAVRDAAHARMDAAAAAGLAPLVERFRYTWTPACGLPEAPGRLVFRPEPDDGVILDILRRVETGSLDAHARKAIAEGGVEQAAREELDFFNWCPSPRDWWRVAWTADPARGGEVVGLHVPARNHQVPVIGFVGLVPEHRGRGYGYDLLVDCTRRLVAEGAETVIGETDQPNVPMASAFAKAGYPMTQERAFFS; encoded by the coding sequence ATGACCGGGTTGGTCTTCCGCGCGCTCAGCGAGAGCGACGCGCATCTCTTCCACACACTGGACGACCCCACCGCCGGCCTCGTCGGCCACCTGCCCTTCGGGCGTCGCTACGCGACCCTCGCCCAGGGCGGCCTGTACCGCCCCGAGTGGACCTGGGTCGCGCTGCGCGACGGCGTCGTCGTGGCCCGCGCCGCCTGGTGGGCCGGGCCGGACGACGCCCGCCCCGCCGCCCTGGACTGGTTCGACTTCGCGCCGGGCGAGTCGGACGCCGCCGCACGGCTGCTGCGCACCGCGCCCCTGCACGCCGAGTACGTCCTGCCGCTGCCGCCCGGCTGGCGCGACCAGAAGGCCGTACGGGACGCGGCACACGCCCGGATGGACGCGGCCGCCGCGGCCGGGCTCGCACCGCTCGTCGAGCGGTTCCGCTACACCTGGACGCCCGCCTGCGGCCTGCCCGAGGCGCCGGGCCGGCTGGTGTTCCGGCCGGAGCCGGACGACGGGGTGATCCTGGACATTCTGCGGCGCGTCGAGACCGGCTCGCTGGACGCCCACGCCCGGAAGGCGATCGCCGAGGGAGGCGTGGAGCAGGCCGCGCGGGAGGAGCTGGACTTCTTCAACTGGTGCCCGTCGCCCCGCGACTGGTGGCGGGTCGCGTGGACCGCCGATCCCGCGCGGGGCGGCGAGGTCGTCGGGCTGCACGTGCCGGCCCGCAACCACCAGGTGCCGGTCATCGGGTTCGTCGGCCTGGTGCCGGAGCACCGCGGCCGGGGGTACGGCTACGACCTGCTCGTCGACTGCACCCGCCGCCTCGTGGCCGAGGGCGCGGAGACGGTCATCGGCGAAACGGACCAGCCGAACGTCCCGATGGCGTCGGCTTTCGCCAAGGCGGGGTACCCGATGACGCAGGAGCGTGCATTCTTCAGCTGA
- the treZ gene encoding malto-oligosyltrehalose trehalohydrolase, protein MLFEVWAPDAERVALHFVSPYGRADGADAEDGAAGAANGALTTGHAVATGYVPTGAVPAEHVPMERHPGRAGWWRADVPARHGDRYGFRLDDGPLLPDPRSARQPEGPDGPSAVVEHGRFAWRHAWGGRPLPGAVLYELHVGTFTRAGTFDAAAERLPHLAGLGITHLALMPVCPFPGTHGWGYEGVAPWAVHEPYGGPDGLKRLVDAAHGHGLGVVLDVVHNHLGPSGNHLPAFGPYFTETHHTPWGAAVNLDAPGSDEVRAYFIGSALAWLRDYRIDGLRLDAVHALHDTRARHFLADLSGAVDALATHLRRPLFLIAESDLNDPRVLAPRSGGGHGLHAQWNDDFHHSLHTALTGESQGYYADFARAPLAALAKTLTGGFFHDGTYSSFRGRRHGSPLDRRATDAHRLLAYAQTHDQIGNRALGDRLAAGLSPGLLACGAALVLCSPFTPMLFMGEEWGARTPWQFFTDHTDPELAEAVRTGRRREFAAHGWRESEIPDPQDPATRDRSCLDWSEPEREPHAALLAWNRGLLAVRAAHPELTDPDMTRTEVTYDEEARWLCVRRGTVRVVVRLTGEGTAEVPGTGGRARVLAAWPDADAVAAGPDGVLGLPPESAAVLREEE, encoded by the coding sequence GTGCTCTTCGAGGTGTGGGCACCGGACGCCGAACGGGTCGCGCTGCATTTCGTGTCGCCCTACGGGCGCGCGGACGGAGCGGACGCGGAGGACGGTGCGGCGGGCGCCGCGAACGGCGCCCTGACCACCGGACACGCCGTGGCGACCGGGTACGTCCCCACCGGGGCCGTGCCCGCCGAGCACGTCCCCATGGAGCGCCACCCCGGCCGCGCGGGCTGGTGGCGGGCCGACGTACCGGCCCGCCACGGGGACCGCTACGGCTTCCGCCTCGACGACGGGCCGCTCCTGCCCGACCCGCGCTCGGCCCGGCAGCCCGAAGGGCCGGACGGGCCGAGCGCGGTCGTCGAGCACGGCCGGTTCGCCTGGCGGCACGCGTGGGGCGGGCGGCCCCTGCCGGGCGCGGTCCTGTACGAGTTGCACGTGGGCACGTTCACCCGCGCCGGCACCTTCGACGCGGCCGCCGAGCGCCTGCCGCACCTCGCCGGCCTGGGCATCACCCACCTGGCGCTGATGCCGGTGTGCCCGTTCCCGGGGACGCACGGCTGGGGGTACGAGGGCGTCGCGCCCTGGGCCGTCCATGAACCGTACGGCGGGCCGGACGGGCTCAAGCGCCTGGTGGACGCCGCGCACGGGCACGGCCTGGGCGTCGTCCTGGACGTCGTGCACAATCATCTGGGCCCGTCCGGCAATCACCTGCCCGCTTTCGGGCCGTACTTCACGGAGACCCACCACACCCCATGGGGCGCGGCGGTCAACCTCGACGCGCCCGGGTCGGACGAGGTGCGCGCGTACTTCATCGGGAGCGCGCTCGCCTGGCTGCGGGACTACCGGATCGACGGGCTGCGGCTCGATGCCGTACACGCCCTGCACGACACCCGGGCCCGCCATTTCCTCGCCGACCTGTCCGGTGCGGTCGACGCGCTCGCCACACACCTGCGCCGCCCGCTCTTCCTGATCGCCGAGTCCGACCTCAACGATCCGCGCGTCCTCGCGCCGCGCTCCGGCGGCGGTCACGGTCTGCACGCGCAGTGGAACGACGACTTCCACCACAGCCTGCACACCGCGCTGACCGGCGAGTCCCAGGGCTACTACGCCGACTTCGCGCGTGCCCCGCTCGCCGCCCTCGCCAAGACGCTGACCGGCGGCTTCTTCCACGACGGTACGTACTCCAGCTTCCGCGGCCGGCGGCACGGCAGCCCGCTGGACCGGCGCGCCACCGACGCCCACCGTCTGCTGGCCTATGCCCAGACGCACGACCAGATCGGCAACCGGGCGCTCGGCGACCGGCTGGCCGCCGGCCTCTCGCCCGGCCTGCTCGCGTGCGGCGCCGCGCTGGTGCTGTGCTCCCCGTTCACGCCGATGCTGTTCATGGGCGAGGAGTGGGGCGCCCGTACGCCCTGGCAGTTCTTCACCGACCACACCGACCCGGAGCTGGCCGAGGCGGTACGCACCGGGCGCCGCCGCGAGTTCGCCGCGCACGGCTGGCGGGAGTCGGAGATCCCGGACCCGCAGGACCCGGCCACCCGGGACCGCTCCTGCCTGGACTGGTCGGAGCCGGAGCGGGAACCGCACGCCGCCCTGCTGGCCTGGAACCGCGGCCTGCTCGCGGTGCGCGCCGCCCACCCGGAGCTGACCGACCCGGACATGACACGTACGGAGGTCACGTACGACGAGGAGGCCCGGTGGCTGTGTGTGCGGCGCGGGACGGTGCGCGTGGTGGTACGTCTGACCGGGGAGGGCACGGCCGAGGTGCCCGGGACCGGCGGGCGGGCACGGGTGCTGGCGGCGTGGCCGGACGCGGACGCGGTGGCGGCCGGCCCGGACGGCGTCCTTGGACTGCCGCCCGAGTCGGCCGCGGTGCTGAGGGAGGAGGAGTGA
- a CDS encoding type 1 glutamine amidotransferase domain-containing protein, giving the protein MQVAFLVAPEGIEQVELTEPWQAVIDAGGTPKLVSTESGRVQAFNHLDKADTFPVDQTVDQAQVGDFDGLVLPGGVANPDALRMNEKAVAFARGFFDAGKPVAAICHAPWTLIEADVVRDRTLTSWPSLRTDVRNAGGTWVDEQVKVCTGGPNKLITSRKPDDLKAFCETFVAEFQR; this is encoded by the coding sequence ATGCAGGTGGCGTTTCTCGTAGCACCCGAAGGCATCGAACAGGTCGAGCTGACCGAACCGTGGCAGGCGGTGATCGACGCGGGCGGCACCCCGAAGCTGGTCTCCACCGAGTCCGGCCGTGTGCAGGCGTTCAACCACCTGGACAAGGCGGACACCTTCCCCGTCGACCAGACCGTGGACCAGGCGCAGGTCGGCGACTTCGACGGGCTGGTGCTGCCCGGCGGCGTCGCCAACCCGGACGCGCTGCGGATGAACGAGAAGGCCGTGGCGTTCGCCCGCGGCTTCTTCGACGCGGGCAAGCCGGTCGCGGCCATCTGCCACGCGCCGTGGACGCTGATCGAGGCGGACGTGGTCCGCGACCGTACACTGACCTCCTGGCCCAGCCTGCGGACGGACGTCCGCAACGCCGGGGGCACCTGGGTGGACGAGCAGGTCAAGGTCTGCACCGGCGGCCCGAACAAGCTGATCACCAGCCGCAAGCCGGACGACCTGAAGGCGTTCTGCGAGACCTTCGTGGCGGAGTTCCAGCGCTGA
- a CDS encoding PucR family transcriptional regulator, translating to MPLRIADLLARPELNLSVTYDVPAGRLDRTVEAATVSDLLHPGKWLQGGELLMTIGLVLPMEPAACRAYVQDVTEGGAACLALGLGRELPYQEAPAPLVEAARQIGLPLLTVPDEVPFIAVTKAVFDARADEQRAVLQRAFATQRRLTAAATDSGLQPMLEEWTAATGVGATVLDPLGRLLATGGGQPAPPPAARDLVERVAARGLRGSASSTADGRQLEVQPLGARRLRGLLLLTGSPDAAARAVVPGLVSLLSLELERRHLMDEPERRRRSALLAELLSDEEGPAGRAHDLLAAAGLHDDRVRGVVVEPPAAGPADSGPHDIAADLALAVPGGLVRVAESGLVEAVVGAGLDVRDVLGRFAPRCPAGIGPLTPPETVRVSLRQAAGLLGVSRASGVPEEARQSAASRLLLDLGDRRTLHGYADAVLGPLDLADHGEELLTTLAAWLETGGAWDATSRRLGVHRHTVRNRLDKAMDLTGRRLDDPDDRFDLWLATRIRSGGDIPAGGPGRL from the coding sequence ATGCCCTTGCGTATCGCCGACCTCCTCGCCCGGCCGGAGCTGAACCTGTCGGTCACCTACGACGTCCCGGCGGGACGGCTGGACCGTACGGTCGAGGCCGCGACCGTCTCCGACCTGCTGCATCCGGGCAAGTGGCTACAGGGCGGCGAGCTGCTGATGACGATCGGCCTGGTGCTGCCGATGGAGCCGGCGGCCTGCCGGGCGTACGTACAGGACGTGACCGAGGGCGGGGCGGCCTGCCTGGCCCTCGGGCTGGGCCGCGAACTCCCCTACCAGGAAGCCCCTGCACCGCTGGTCGAAGCCGCGCGCCAAATAGGTCTGCCGCTGCTGACGGTGCCCGACGAGGTGCCGTTCATCGCGGTCACCAAGGCGGTGTTCGACGCGCGCGCCGACGAGCAGCGCGCCGTGTTGCAGCGCGCGTTCGCGACGCAGCGGCGGCTCACCGCGGCGGCGACGGACAGCGGCCTCCAGCCGATGCTGGAGGAATGGACCGCCGCCACCGGGGTCGGCGCCACGGTGCTCGACCCGCTCGGGCGGCTGCTCGCCACGGGCGGCGGACAGCCCGCCCCGCCACCGGCGGCGCGGGACCTCGTGGAACGGGTCGCCGCCCGCGGCCTGCGCGGCAGCGCGTCCAGTACGGCCGACGGCCGCCAGCTGGAAGTGCAGCCACTGGGCGCACGGCGGCTGCGCGGCCTGCTGCTGCTCACCGGCTCCCCGGACGCGGCAGCGCGCGCTGTGGTGCCCGGTCTGGTCTCGCTCCTCTCTCTGGAACTGGAGCGCCGCCACCTGATGGACGAGCCGGAGCGCCGCCGCAGGTCGGCGCTCCTCGCGGAGCTGCTGTCCGACGAGGAGGGCCCGGCGGGCCGCGCCCACGACCTCCTGGCCGCGGCCGGCCTGCACGACGACCGGGTGCGCGGCGTCGTGGTCGAGCCCCCTGCCGCGGGTCCGGCGGACAGCGGCCCGCACGACATCGCCGCCGACCTGGCCCTGGCCGTCCCCGGCGGTCTGGTCCGCGTCGCGGAGAGCGGACTCGTCGAGGCGGTGGTCGGCGCGGGGCTGGACGTACGGGACGTCCTGGGCCGGTTCGCGCCGCGCTGCCCCGCGGGCATCGGCCCGCTCACCCCGCCGGAGACCGTACGGGTCTCCCTGCGGCAGGCGGCCGGGCTGCTCGGCGTCAGCCGGGCGAGCGGAGTGCCCGAGGAGGCCCGGCAGTCCGCGGCCAGCCGGCTGCTGCTGGACCTCGGCGACCGCCGTACGCTGCACGGTTACGCCGACGCCGTGCTCGGCCCGCTCGATCTCGCCGACCACGGCGAGGAGTTGCTGACCACGCTCGCCGCCTGGCTGGAGACCGGCGGCGCGTGGGACGCCACCAGCCGCCGCCTCGGCGTGCACCGGCACACCGTACGCAACCGGCTCGACAAGGCCATGGACCTGACGGGCCGTCGCCTCGACGACCCCGACGACCGCTTCGACCTGTGGCTGGCCACCCGCATCCGCAGCGGCGGCGACATCCCGGCCGGCGGCCCCGGACGACTCTGA
- a CDS encoding metallophosphoesterase family protein, translated as MQTPCSEGDRTVEADRDGAAPGRLMAISDLHIRYEENRAIVDRLRPASDADWLLVAGDVGEYVEDIRWALTVLSRRFAKVIWVPGNHELWTPSNDPVQLRGVRRYEHLVAMCRELGVLTPEDPYPVWEGEGGPAVIAPLFALYDYTFRPPGTHTKEAALAVAEQAGVVCTDEFFLHPDPYPTREAWCRARVAATEARLAEIPEDLPTVLVNHWPIVREPTEPLWHPEFALWCGTEATADWPRRFRAASVVYGHLHIPRTIEVDGIPHIEVSLGYPREWRRRKAAPGQQVQILPAVARAPQF; from the coding sequence ATGCAGACCCCATGCTCCGAAGGAGACCGCACCGTCGAGGCCGACCGGGACGGGGCGGCGCCCGGCAGGCTGATGGCCATCAGTGACCTGCACATCCGCTATGAGGAGAACCGCGCCATCGTCGACCGGCTGCGGCCCGCGTCGGACGCCGACTGGCTGCTGGTGGCCGGGGACGTCGGTGAGTACGTCGAGGACATCCGCTGGGCGCTGACCGTGCTCAGCCGGCGCTTCGCCAAGGTGATCTGGGTGCCCGGCAACCACGAACTGTGGACGCCGTCCAACGACCCCGTACAGCTGCGCGGCGTCCGGCGCTACGAGCACCTGGTGGCGATGTGCCGGGAGTTGGGCGTGCTGACGCCCGAGGACCCCTACCCGGTCTGGGAGGGCGAGGGCGGCCCGGCCGTGATCGCCCCGCTCTTCGCGCTGTACGACTACACCTTCCGCCCGCCCGGCACCCACACCAAGGAGGCGGCGCTGGCCGTCGCCGAGCAGGCCGGGGTGGTCTGCACGGACGAGTTCTTCCTCCACCCGGACCCGTACCCGACCAGGGAGGCGTGGTGCCGGGCCCGTGTGGCGGCCACCGAGGCCCGGCTCGCCGAGATCCCCGAGGACCTGCCCACCGTCCTGGTCAACCACTGGCCCATCGTCCGCGAGCCCACCGAGCCGCTGTGGCACCCGGAGTTCGCCCTGTGGTGCGGCACCGAAGCCACCGCCGACTGGCCCCGCCGCTTCCGCGCCGCCTCCGTCGTCTACGGCCACCTGCACATCCCGCGCACCATCGAGGTGGACGGCATCCCGCACATCGAGGTCTCCCTCGGCTACCCGCGCGAATGGCGCCGCCGCAAGGCGGCCCCGGGCCAGCAGGTGCAGATCCTGCCGGCGGTGGCGCGGGCGCCGCAGTTCTGA
- the msrB gene encoding peptide-methionine (R)-S-oxide reductase MsrB encodes MPYEIDKPDEQWRAELTPQEYQVLRQGGTEPAFVGEYTDTKTAGVYSCRACGAELFRSETKFESHCGWPSFYDPKDTDAVELLEDRSHGMVRTEVRCARCGSHLGHVFEGEGYPTPTDQRYCINSISVRLTPDAD; translated from the coding sequence ATGCCGTACGAGATCGACAAGCCGGACGAGCAGTGGCGCGCCGAGCTGACCCCGCAGGAGTACCAGGTCCTGCGCCAGGGCGGCACGGAGCCCGCGTTCGTCGGGGAGTACACCGACACCAAGACCGCGGGCGTCTACTCCTGCCGCGCCTGCGGCGCCGAACTGTTCCGCTCGGAGACCAAGTTCGAGAGCCACTGCGGCTGGCCGTCCTTCTACGACCCGAAGGACACCGACGCCGTGGAACTCCTTGAGGACCGCTCCCACGGCATGGTCCGCACGGAGGTCCGCTGCGCCCGCTGCGGCTCCCACCTCGGCCACGTCTTCGAGGGCGAGGGCTACCCGACCCCGACCGACCAGCGGTACTGCATCAACTCGATCTCGGTGCGGCTGACGCCGGACGCGGACTGA
- the murC gene encoding UDP-N-acetylmuramate--L-alanine ligase: MAPAPGIPDAMDRPHFIGIGGAGMSGIAKILTQRGARVAGSDAKESATAQALRALGATVHIGHAAAHLAEDATSVVVSSAIRDDNPELAAARERGIPVVHRSDALASLMDGLRPIAVAGTHGKTTTTSMLAVSLASLGLSPSYAIGGDLDAPGSNAEHGSGEIFVAEADESDRSFHKYAPEVAIVLNVELDHHANYASMDEIYESFETFAARIRPGGTLVVSADHPGARELTSRLAGRLDIETVTYGEAEDADVRVLKINQRGLTSEVTVALANGKILTFTVSVPGRHYALNAVAALAAGTALGLPPHNLASALGTYTGVKRRLQLQGEAAGVQVIDSYAHHPTEMTADLEAIRGAAAGSRVLVVFQPHLFSRTQELGKEMGEALALADASVVLDIYPAREDPIPGITSALIIDAAQAAGARVTAEPDKTAVPEVVAGMVRPGDLVLTMGAGDVTELGPQILARLQN, from the coding sequence ATGGCACCGGCCCCGGGCATCCCCGACGCGATGGACCGACCGCACTTCATCGGCATCGGCGGCGCCGGGATGTCCGGCATTGCGAAGATCCTCACCCAGCGCGGCGCCCGCGTCGCGGGCAGTGACGCCAAGGAGTCGGCGACCGCCCAGGCCCTGCGCGCCCTCGGCGCCACGGTGCACATCGGCCACGCCGCCGCCCACCTCGCCGAGGACGCCACCAGCGTCGTCGTCTCCTCCGCCATCCGCGACGACAACCCCGAGCTGGCCGCGGCCCGCGAGCGCGGCATCCCCGTCGTGCACCGCTCGGACGCGCTCGCCTCCCTCATGGACGGCCTGCGCCCGATCGCCGTGGCCGGCACCCACGGCAAGACGACCACCACCTCCATGCTGGCCGTCTCCCTCGCCTCGCTCGGCCTGTCCCCGTCGTACGCGATCGGCGGCGACCTGGACGCCCCCGGCTCCAACGCCGAGCACGGCAGCGGCGAGATCTTCGTCGCCGAGGCGGACGAGAGCGACCGCAGCTTCCACAAGTACGCGCCCGAGGTCGCCATCGTCCTCAACGTGGAGCTGGACCACCACGCCAACTACGCGTCCATGGACGAGATCTACGAGTCCTTCGAGACGTTCGCCGCCCGCATCCGCCCCGGCGGCACCCTCGTCGTCTCCGCCGACCACCCCGGCGCCCGCGAGCTGACCTCCCGCCTCGCCGGCCGCCTCGACATCGAGACCGTCACCTACGGCGAGGCCGAGGACGCCGACGTACGAGTGCTCAAGATCAACCAGCGCGGGCTGACCAGCGAGGTCACCGTCGCCCTCGCCAACGGCAAGATCCTCACCTTCACCGTCTCGGTGCCCGGCCGGCACTACGCCCTGAACGCCGTCGCCGCCCTCGCCGCCGGCACCGCGCTCGGCCTCCCGCCGCACAACCTGGCCTCCGCGCTCGGCACCTACACCGGCGTCAAGCGCCGCCTCCAGCTCCAGGGCGAGGCCGCCGGCGTCCAGGTCATCGACTCCTACGCCCACCACCCCACCGAGATGACCGCCGACCTGGAGGCCATCCGCGGCGCCGCGGCCGGCTCCCGCGTCCTGGTCGTCTTCCAGCCGCACCTCTTCTCCCGCACCCAGGAGCTGGGCAAGGAGATGGGCGAGGCGCTCGCCCTCGCCGACGCCTCCGTGGTCCTCGACATCTACCCGGCCCGTGAGGACCCGATCCCCGGCATCACGAGCGCCCTGATCATCGACGCGGCCCAGGCCGCGGGCGCCCGGGTGACCGCCGAGCCGGACAAGACCGCCGTCCCCGAGGTCGTCGCAGGAATGGTCCGGCCGGGCGACCTTGTTCTCACCATGGGCGCGGGCGACGTGACCGAACTGGGCCCGCAGATCCTCGCGCGCCTGCAGAACTGA
- a CDS encoding response regulator transcription factor: MTQRSDPARPAPVRLLLADDHPVVRAGLRAVLETEPDFEVVADVPTAEEAVERAARPGVDVVLMDLQFGGRMLGSQATAAITARAGAPHVLVLTTYDTDADILAAIEAGATGYLLKDAPPEELAAAVRAAAAGKSALAPTIALRLMDRMRTPATALSRRETEVLRLVADGLSNAAISKQLFLSQATVKSHLVHIYAKLGVDSRTAAVAAATARGLIRR, encoded by the coding sequence GTGACCCAGCGATCCGACCCCGCCCGCCCCGCCCCCGTCCGTCTCCTCCTCGCCGACGACCACCCCGTCGTACGGGCCGGGCTGCGCGCCGTCCTGGAGACCGAACCGGACTTCGAGGTCGTGGCGGACGTGCCCACCGCCGAGGAGGCCGTGGAGCGGGCGGCCCGCCCCGGCGTCGACGTGGTCCTGATGGACCTCCAGTTCGGCGGCCGGATGCTGGGCTCGCAGGCCACCGCCGCCATCACCGCCCGCGCCGGCGCCCCGCACGTCCTGGTCCTGACCACCTACGACACCGACGCGGACATCCTCGCCGCCATCGAGGCCGGCGCCACCGGCTACCTCCTCAAGGACGCGCCGCCCGAGGAACTGGCCGCCGCCGTCCGCGCCGCGGCGGCCGGCAAGTCCGCCCTCGCCCCGACCATCGCGCTGCGCCTGATGGACCGGATGCGGACGCCCGCCACGGCCCTGTCCCGCCGGGAGACCGAGGTGCTCCGGCTCGTCGCCGACGGCCTGTCCAACGCCGCGATCAGCAAACAGCTCTTCCTCAGCCAGGCCACGGTCAAGTCCCACCTGGTGCACATCTACGCCAAGCTGGGCGTCGACTCCCGTACGGCGGCGGTCGCGGCGGCCACCGCGCGCGGGCTGATCCGCCGCTGA